In Pseudorca crassidens isolate mPseCra1 chromosome 13, mPseCra1.hap1, whole genome shotgun sequence, the following proteins share a genomic window:
- the BEND3 gene encoding BEN domain-containing protein 3 produces the protein MNATEFSEDVEEVLKNNTVKVETEAEDAALDCSVNSRSSEKHALDSVFTGLQDSSKRKQPGGEGPPDSVPSVKRRRLIPEALLAGMRNRENGSPCQGNGEQAGRGKSSGSAWPGEEEPSNDVTTPSYKKPLYGISHKIMEKKNPPTGDALNMFELFEKANPRNSPSPLRLLNEPQKRDGGGAAAATDSDPNIYFLIQKMFYMLNTLSSNMSQLHSKVDLLSLEVSRIKKQVSPTEMVAKFQPPPEYQLTAAELKQIVDQSLSGGDLACRLLVQLFPELFSDVDFSRGCSACGFAAKRKLESLHLQLIRNYVEVYYPSVKDTAVWQAECLPQLNDFFSRFWAQREMEDSQPGGQVAGFFEAEQVDTSHFLDNKDQEEALSLDRSSTIASDHVVDTQDLTEFLDEASSPGEFAVFLLHRLFPELFDHRKLGEQYSCYGDGGKQELDAQRLQIIRNYTEIYFPDMQEEEAWLQQCAQRINDELEGLGLDAGSEGEPPRDDCYDSSSLPDDISVVKVEDSFEGERPGRRSKKIWLVPIDFDKLEIPQPDFEVPGADCLLSKEQLRSIYESSLSIGNFASRLLVHLFPELFTHENLRKQYNCSGSLGKKQLDPSRIKLIRHYVQLLYPRAKNDRVWTLEFVGKLDERCRRRDTEQRRSYQQQRKVHVPGPECRDLASYAINPERFREEFEGPPLPPERSSKDFCKIPLDELVVPSPDFPVPSPYLLSDKEVREIVQQSLSVGNFAARLLVRLFPELFTAENLRLQYNHSGACNKKQLDPTRLRLIRHYVEAVYPVEKMEEVWHYECIPSIDERCRRPNRKKCDILKKAKKVEK, from the coding sequence GCGCTCCTAGCAGGCATGCGGAACCGGGAGAACGGCTCGCCCTGCCAGGGCAACGGGGAGCAGGCAGGCAGGGGCAAGAGCTCGGGCTCCGCGTGGCCGGGCGAGGAGGAGCCCAGCAACGACGTGACCACGCCCTCCTACAAGAAGCCTTTGTATGGCATCTCGCACAAGATCATGGAGAAGAAGAACCCTCCCACCGGAGACGCGCTTAACATGTTCGAGCTCTTCGAGAAGGCGAACCCCAGGAACAGCCCCTCACCACTGCGGCTCCTGAACGAGCCGCAGAAGCGGGACGgcggcggcgccgcggcagccACCGACAGTGACCCCAACATCTACTTTCTCATCCAGAAGATGTTCTACATGCTCAACACGCTCTCCTCCAACATGTCACAGCTGCACAGCAAGGTGGACCTGCTCTCCCTGGAGGTGAGCCGCATCAAGAAGCAGGTGAGCCCCACCGAGATGGTAGCCAAGTTCCAGCCGCCCCCCGAGTACCAGCTCACGGCAGCCGAGCTCAAGCAGATCGTGGACCAGAGCCTGTCGGGCGGCGACCTGGCCTGCCGCCTGCTGGTGCAGCTCTTCCCTGAGCTCTTCAGCGACGTGGACTTCTCCCGGGGCTGCAGCGCCTGCGGCTTTGCGGCCAAGCGGAAGCTGGAGTCGCTGCACCTGCAGCTCATCCGCAACTACGTGGAGGTCTACTACCCATCAGTGAAGGACACGGCCGTGTGGCAGGCTGAGTGCCTGCCCCAGCTGAACGACTTCTTCAGCCGCTTCTGGGCCCAACGGGAAATGGAGGACAGCCAGCCCGGCGGCCAGGTCGCTGGCTTCTTCGAGGCTGAGCAAGTGGACACCAGCCACTTCCTGGACAACAAAGACCAGGAGGAGGCCCTGTCCCTGGACCGGAGCAGTACCATCGCCTCGGACCACGTGGTGGACACGCAGGACCTAACTGAGTTCCTGGACGAAGCCTCGTCGCCAGGGGAGTTCGCGGTCTTCCTTCTGCACCGGCTCTTCCCCGAGCTCTTCGACCACCGAAAGCTGGGCGAGCAGTACAGCTGCTACGGGGACGGAGGCAAGCAGGAGCTAGACGCACAGAGGCTGCAGATCATCCGCAACTACACGGAGATCTACTTCCCCGACATGCAGGAGGAGGAGGCCTGGCTGCAGCAGTGCGCCCAGCGCATCAACGACGAGCTGGAGGGCCTGGGGCTGGACGCGGGCAGCGAGGGCGAGCCCCCGCGGGACGACTGCTACGACTCTTCCAGCCTTCCCGATGACATCTCCGTGGTCAAGGTGGAAGACAGCTTCGAGGGCGAGCGGCCCGGCCGGCGGTCCAAGAAGATCTGGCTGGTGCCCATCGACTTCGACAAGCTGGAGATCCCGCAGCCCGACTTCGAGGTGCCTGGCGCCGACTGCCTGCTCAGCAAGGAGCAGCTGCGCAGCATCTACGAAAGCAGCCTGTCCATTGGCAACTTTGCCTCACGCCTGCTCGTGCACCTGTTCCCCGAGCTCTTCACCCACGAGAACCTGCGCAAGCAGTACAACTGCAGCGGCTCGCTGGGCAAGAAGCAGCTGGACCCGTCCCGCATCAAGCTCATCCGCCACTACGTGCAGCTGCTCTACCCGCGGGCCAAGAATGACCGCGTCTGGACACTGGAGTTCGTGGGCAAACTGGACGAGCGCTGCCGGCGCCGGGACACGGAGCAGAGGCGCTCCTACCAGCAGCAGCGCAAGGTCCATGTGCCGGGCCCGGAGTGCAGGGACCTGGCCAGCTATGCAATCAACCCCGAGCGGTTCCGGGAGGAATTTGAGGGGCCCCCGCTGCCCCCCGAAAGGAGCAGCAAGGACTTCTGCAAGATCCCCCTGGATGAGCTGGTGGTGCCCTCGCCCGACTTCCCGGTGCCTTCGCCATACCTGCTGTCAGACAAGGAGGTTCGCGAGATCGTGCAGCAGAGCCTCTCTGTGGGCAACTTCGCCGCGCGGCTGCTCGTCAGGCTCTTCCCCGAACTCTTCACCGCCGAGAACCTACGGCTGCAGTACAACCACTCCGGGGCGTGCAACAAGAAGCAGCTGGACCCCACGCGGCTGAGGCTCATCCGCCACTACGTGGAGGCCGTGTACCCGGTGGAGAAGATGGAGGAGGTGTGGCACTATGAATGTATCCCCAGCATCGACGAACGGTGCCGCCGCCCCAACAGGAAGAAATGCGACATCCTGAAGAAAGCCAAGAAGGTGGAGAAGTGA